One Triticum dicoccoides isolate Atlit2015 ecotype Zavitan chromosome 4B, WEW_v2.0, whole genome shotgun sequence genomic window carries:
- the LOC119291773 gene encoding silicon efflux transporter LSI2-like — protein MVLAHTSKVVLGCVAFGIFWVLAVFPSVPFMPVGRTAGSLLGAMLMVLFRVISPEDAYAAIDLPIIGLLFGTMVVSIFLERADMFKYLGNLLQWKSRGPKDLLFRVCIVSAIASALFTNDTCCVVLTEFILKVARQNNLPPQPFLLALATSSNIGSAATPIGNPQNLVIAVESGISFGQFLLGVFPAMIVGVLTNAAILLCYFWRYLNVEPADQERGGVSASAGPEVVGDDEVTSHRFTPARMSHVSSINPDDFDCVSEPIIRSASVNGDHLRSRSVNSNANAADADMQFSIRSLRSSSMSHEMVEVSTVPVLIDGASSRKFTRTASQQRSVIIEDAPPSSPTDDEAAANGDKDKGELPEVVEKRWKVLVWKTAVYLITLGMLIALLMGLNMSWTAITAALVLLALDFTDAQACLEKVSYSLLIFFCGMFITVDGFNKTGIPNTMWELVEPYSRIDSARGVALLGLVILILSNVASNVPTVLLLGTRVAASAAAISPASERKAWLILAYVSTVAGNLTLLGSAANLIVCEQARRAQFFGYNLSFWSHLRFGVPSTIIVTAIGLLIVSSY, from the exons ATGGTGCTGGCGCACACGTCCAAGGTGGTGCTGGGATGCGTGGCGTTCGGCATCTTCTGGGTGCTGGCCGTCTTCCCCAGCGTGCCCTTCATGCCCGTCGGCCGCACCGCCGGCTCGCTGCTAGGCGCCATGCTCATGGTGCTGTTCCGGGTCATCTCCCCGGAGGACGCGTACGCGGCCATCGACCTCCCCATCATCGGCCTCCTCTTCGGCACCATGGTCGTCTCCATCTTCCTGGAGCGCGCCGACATGTTCAAGTACCTCGGCAACCTGCTCCAGTGGAAGAGCCGCGGCCCCAAGGACCTGCTCTTCCGCGTCTGCATCGTCTCCGCCATCGCCTCCGCGCTCTTCACCAACGACACCTGCTGCGTCGTCCTCACCGAGTTCATCCTCAAGGTCGCGCGCCAGAACAACCTCCCGCCCCAGCCGTTTCTCCTCGCGCTCGCCACCAGCTCCAACATAGGCTCCGCCGCCACGCCCATCGGCAACCCGCAGAACCTCGTCATCGCCGTCGAGAGCGGCATCTCCTTCGGCCAGTTCCTCCTCGGGGTCTTCCCCGCCATGATCGTCGGCGTGCTCACCAACGCCGCCATCCTCCTCTGCTACTTCTGGAGGTACCTCAACGTCGAGCCGGCCGACCAGGAGCGCGGCGGCGTCTCCGCCTCCGCTGGGCCCGAGGTCGTCGGCGACGACGAGGTCACCTCGCACCGCTTCACGCCCGCCAGGATGTCGCACGTCTCCTCGATCAACCCGGACGACTTCGACTGCGTCAGCGAGCCCATCATCCGGAGCGCCAGCGTCAACGGCGACCACCTGCGCAGCAGGAGCGTCAACTCCAACGCCAACGCCGCCGACGCCGACATGCAGTTCTCCATCAGGTCCCTCCGCTCCTCCAGCATGTCGCACGAGATGGTGGAGGTCTCCACGgtccccgtcctcatcgacggcgccTCCTCCAGGAAGTTCACCAGGACGGCCAGCCAGCAGAGGAGCGTCATCATCGAGGacgcgccgccgtcgtcgcccaCAGACGACGAGGCCGCCGCCAACGGCGACAAGGACAAGGGGGAGCTGCCCGAGGTCGTGGAGAAGAGGTGGAAGGTGCTGGTGTGGAAGACGGCCGTGTACCTCATCACCCTCGGCATGCTCATCGCCCTCCTCATGGGGCTCAACATGTCCTGGACCGCCATCACCGCCGCTCTCGTTCTCCTCGCGCTCGATTTCACCGACGCACAGGCCTGCCTCGAGAAG GTGTCCTACTCGCTGCTCATCTTCTTCTGCGGGATGTTCATCACGGTGGACGGGTTCAACAAGACCGGCATACCCAACACGATGTGGGAGCTGGTGGAGCCCTACTCGCGGATCGACAGCGCCAGAGGCGTCGCGCTCCTCGGCCTCGTCATCCTTATCCTCTCCAACGTCGCATCAAATGTTCCAACAG TTCTGCTGCTGGGGACGAGGGTGGCCGCTTCTGCGGCGGCGATCTCGCCGGCGTCGGAGAGGAAGGCGTGGCTGATACTGGCGTACGTGAGCACGGTGGCCGGGAACCTGACACTGCTGGGGTCGGCGGCGAACCTGATCGTGTGCGAGCAGGCGAGGCGGGCACAGTTCTTCGGCTACAACCTCTCCTTCTGGAGCCACCTCCGGTTCGGGGTGCCgtccaccatcatcgtcaccgccaTCGGCCTCCTCATCGTCAGCAGCTACTGA